The proteins below are encoded in one region of Mycobacterium shinjukuense:
- a CDS encoding Rv2578c family radical SAM protein — MRWAGQAVAVNGLPIDDGALPGLQRIGLVRSVRAPQFEGLTFHEVLCKSALNKVPNAVALPFRYTVNGYRGCSHGCRYCFARPTHEYLDFNCGTDFDTQVVVKINVVEVLRRELRRPSWRRETVALGTNTDPYQRAEGRYALMPGIIGALAGSGTPLSILTKGTLLRRDLPLLAEAAQQVPVSVAVSLAVADPQLHKDVEPGTPTPPARLGLITAVRQAGLDCHVMVAPVLPHLTDSSEHLDRLLGQIAAAGATGVTVFGLHLRGSTRGWFMSWLAGAHPELVGRYRQLYRRGAYLPPSYRAMLRERAAPLIAKYRLVGEHRPLPWATEAAAGPAQATLF; from the coding sequence ATGCGTTGGGCGGGTCAAGCCGTCGCCGTCAACGGACTGCCCATCGACGACGGGGCGCTGCCGGGGTTGCAGCGGATCGGGCTGGTGCGCAGCGTGCGCGCACCCCAATTCGAGGGCCTCACGTTTCACGAGGTGCTGTGCAAGTCCGCGCTGAACAAGGTGCCCAACGCGGTGGCCCTGCCGTTCCGGTACACCGTCAACGGCTACCGCGGCTGCTCGCACGGCTGTCGCTACTGTTTCGCGCGTCCCACCCACGAATACCTGGACTTCAACTGCGGCACCGACTTCGACACCCAGGTGGTGGTCAAGATCAACGTCGTCGAGGTGCTGCGCCGCGAGCTGCGGCGGCCGTCCTGGCGGCGCGAGACCGTTGCGCTGGGCACCAACACCGATCCCTACCAGCGCGCCGAGGGCCGGTACGCGCTGATGCCGGGGATCATCGGCGCGCTCGCGGGATCCGGTACCCCGCTGTCCATCCTGACCAAGGGCACTCTGCTACGGCGGGACCTGCCGCTGCTCGCCGAGGCGGCCCAACAGGTTCCGGTGTCGGTGGCGGTGTCGCTGGCGGTCGCCGATCCGCAGCTGCACAAGGACGTCGAGCCGGGCACGCCGACGCCACCGGCTCGCCTGGGGCTGATCACCGCGGTCCGCCAGGCCGGCCTGGACTGTCATGTGATGGTCGCCCCGGTGCTGCCGCATCTCACCGACTCCAGCGAGCACCTCGACCGGCTGCTTGGCCAGATCGCCGCCGCGGGTGCCACCGGCGTGACGGTTTTCGGCCTGCACCTGCGCGGCTCGACACGCGGCTGGTTCATGTCCTGGCTGGCTGGTGCGCATCCGGAGCTGGTCGGCCGCTACCGCCAGTTGTATCGGCGCGGAGCGTATCTGCCGCCCAGTTATCGCGCGATGCTGCGGGAGCGGGCGGCGCCGTTGATCGCGAAATACCGGCTGGTCGGTGAGCACCGCCCGCTCCCGTGGGCGACCGAAGCGGCGGCGGGCCCCGCTCAGGCGACGCTGTTCTGA
- a CDS encoding haloalkane dehalogenase — translation MTPRGVEPYGQLRYQHIAGTRMAYVDEGDGDAIVFQHGNPTSSYLWRNIMPHLQGLGRLVACDLIGMGASDKLSQSGPDRYNYDEQRDFLFALWDALDLGDRVVLVLHDWGAALGFDWANQHRDRVQGIAFMEAIVAPMTWADFPPNVRGVFQGFRSPEGERMVLEQNIFVEGVLPGAILRRLSDEEMNHYRRPFVNPGEDRRPTLSWPRNLPLDGEPAEVVAVVNEYRSWLEESDVPKLFVNAEPGAIVTGRIRDYVRSWPNQTEITVPGVHFIQEDSPDEIGSAVAQFVRRLRSPADVQT, via the coding sequence ATGACGCCGCGCGGAGTCGAGCCGTACGGGCAGCTGCGATACCAGCACATCGCGGGCACCCGCATGGCCTACGTCGATGAGGGCGACGGCGACGCCATCGTCTTTCAGCACGGCAATCCCACGTCGTCGTACCTGTGGCGCAACATCATGCCGCATCTGCAGGGACTAGGCCGGCTGGTGGCCTGCGATCTGATCGGGATGGGAGCGTCGGACAAGCTCAGCCAGTCGGGACCCGACCGGTACAACTACGACGAGCAGCGTGACTTCTTGTTCGCACTCTGGGATGCGCTCGACCTCGGCGATCGCGTGGTGTTGGTGCTGCATGACTGGGGCGCGGCGCTGGGCTTCGACTGGGCCAACCAGCATCGCGACCGGGTGCAGGGGATCGCGTTCATGGAGGCGATCGTGGCCCCGATGACATGGGCCGACTTCCCACCCAACGTGCGGGGTGTTTTCCAGGGTTTTCGATCGCCGGAGGGCGAACGAATGGTGTTGGAGCAGAACATCTTTGTCGAAGGGGTCCTGCCCGGCGCGATCCTGCGCCGGCTCAGCGACGAGGAAATGAACCACTACCGACGGCCGTTCGTCAACCCCGGCGAGGACCGCCGCCCCACCTTGTCGTGGCCACGCAACCTGCCCCTCGACGGCGAGCCCGCCGAGGTCGTCGCGGTGGTCAACGAGTACCGCAGCTGGCTGGAGGAAAGCGACGTGCCGAAATTGTTCGTCAACGCCGAGCCCGGGGCGATCGTCACCGGGCGTATCCGTGACTATGTCCGGAGCTGGCCCAACCAGACCGAAATCACGGTGCCCGGCGTGCATTTCATTCAGGAAGACAGCCCCGACGAAATCGGTTCGGCCGTGGCGCAGTTCGTTCGGCGGCTACGGTCGCCGGCTGACGTCCAAACGTGA
- the hisS gene encoding histidine--tRNA ligase, translating into MTEFSAFSAPKGVPDYLPPDSARFVAVRDGLLAAARRAGYADVELPVFEDTALFARGVGESTDVVSKEMYTFADRGHRSVTLRPEGTAGVVRAVIEHGLDRGALPIKLCYAGPFFRYERPQAGRFRQLQQVGVEAIGVDDPALDAEVIALADAGFRALGLDGFRLEITSLGDESCRPQYRELLQEYLFGLDLDEETRRRAEINPLRVLDDKRPQMRAMTAEAPVLLDHLSDSAKQHFDTVLAHLDALGVPYVLNPRMVRGLDYYTKTTFEFVHDGLGAQSGIGGGGRYDGLMRQLGGQDLSGIGFGLGVDRTLLALRAEGKTVGETTRCDVFGVPLSEAAKLRLAVLIGRLRAAGVRADLAYGDRGLKGAMRAADRSGARIALVAGGRDIEAGAVGVKDLSTGEQVSISVDSVVAEVVSRLGRSRLDVSRRP; encoded by the coding sequence ATGTCGAACTGCCCGTCTTCGAGGACACCGCGCTGTTCGCCCGCGGTGTCGGCGAGTCCACCGACGTGGTGTCCAAGGAGATGTACACGTTCGCCGACCGCGGTCACCGCTCGGTGACGCTGCGGCCCGAGGGCACCGCCGGGGTGGTGCGCGCGGTGATCGAACATGGCCTAGACCGCGGCGCGCTGCCGATCAAGTTGTGCTATGCGGGCCCGTTTTTCCGCTACGAGCGCCCGCAGGCCGGCCGGTTTCGCCAGCTGCAGCAGGTCGGGGTGGAGGCGATCGGGGTTGACGACCCGGCGCTGGACGCCGAGGTGATCGCCCTTGCCGACGCCGGCTTCCGCGCGCTGGGCCTCGACGGGTTCCGGCTGGAGATCACCTCGTTGGGCGACGAGAGCTGCCGACCGCAGTACCGGGAACTGTTGCAGGAGTACCTGTTTGGGCTCGACCTCGACGAGGAGACCCGCCGGCGCGCCGAGATCAACCCGCTGCGGGTGCTCGACGACAAGCGCCCGCAGATGCGGGCGATGACGGCGGAGGCACCGGTGCTGTTGGATCATCTGTCCGATAGCGCCAAGCAGCACTTCGACACCGTGCTGGCCCATCTGGACGCGCTGGGGGTGCCCTATGTGCTCAACCCGCGGATGGTGCGCGGCCTGGACTACTACACCAAGACCACCTTCGAGTTCGTCCATGACGGGCTGGGCGCGCAATCCGGCATCGGCGGCGGCGGACGCTACGACGGCCTGATGCGCCAGCTCGGTGGGCAGGACCTGTCGGGCATCGGGTTCGGGCTGGGGGTGGACCGCACCCTGCTGGCGTTGCGGGCCGAGGGGAAGACGGTGGGGGAGACCACCCGGTGCGACGTGTTCGGGGTGCCGCTCAGCGAGGCGGCCAAGCTCAGGCTGGCGGTGCTGATCGGGCGGCTGCGGGCCGCCGGTGTGCGCGCCGACCTGGCCTACGGTGACCGCGGGCTCAAGGGCGCGATGCGCGCGGCCGACCGGTCCGGCGCCCGCATCGCGCTGGTCGCGGGCGGTCGTGACATCGAGGCGGGCGCGGTCGGGGTGAAGGACTTGTCGACCGGTGAGCAGGTTTCGATTTCGGTGGATTCGGTTGTCGCCGAGGTGGTTTCGCGGCTGGGCCGGTCACGTTTGGACGTCAGCCGGCGACCGTAG